From Kitasatospora sp. MAP12-44:
TGAGCGCCATCGGGGCCGTCCGCAGGCCGGCGGAGAGCGGACCGTAGCCGAGCACGAACTGGAGGTGCTCGGTGAGCAGGAAGAGCGAGCCGCCCATCCCGAAGCTCACCAGCACGCCGCCCGAGATCGCGCCACGGAAACGGGCGTTGCGAAAGAACCCCAGGTCGAGCAGCGGGTGCTCGATCCGGCGCTCCCAGAGCGCGAAGGCCAGCAGGAGGAGCAGCCCGAGCCCGCCGGTCAGCAGGGTGCGCGGCCCGGTCCAACCGGTGCCGGGCCCCTGGATGATCGCGTACACCAGCGCGACCAGGCCGGCCGTCGACAGCGCCGCGCCGAGCAGGTCGGGCCGGTCGCCCCGCGGGTCCTTGGACTCCGGGACGAGCCGGGCGACCGCCACCAGGCCCAGCGCGGCGACCGGCAGGTTCACCAGGAAGACCGAGCCCCACCAGAAGTTCGCCAGCAGCAGCCCGCCGATCACCGGTCCGAGCGCGAAGCCGAGCGAGGCGACGGCGGTCAGCGCGGTGATCGCCTTGGGCTGTTCGGCCGGGTCGAAGGTGCGCACCACCAGGGCGAGGCTGGTGGCCAGCAGCAGGCTGCCACCGACGCCCATCCCCACGCGCGCCGCGATCAACTCCCCCGGGCTCCCGGCCAACGCAGCACCGAGCGAGCCGACCCCGAACAGCGCGAGCCCGAGCAGCTGCACCTTCTTGCGCCCATAGCGGTCGGCGAGCCCGCCGGCCGCGATCAGCAGCCCCGCCTGGGCGAGCGAGTAGGCGCCGACGACCCACTGGGCCTGTGCGGTGGTGGCGCCCAACTCCCGCCCGAGGGAGGGGATCGCGACGTTGAGGATGGTGTTGTCGAGCACCACGACGAGTTGCACGAGGCAGATGACGGCGAGGATCAGCCATCGATCGGTTCTGCGCTCAGCCTG
This genomic window contains:
- a CDS encoding MFS transporter is translated as MSQAERRTDRWLILAVICLVQLVVVLDNTILNVAIPSLGRELGATTAQAQWVVGAYSLAQAGLLIAAGGLADRYGRKKVQLLGLALFGVGSLGAALAGSPGELIAARVGMGVGGSLLLATSLALVVRTFDPAEQPKAITALTAVASLGFALGPVIGGLLLANFWWGSVFLVNLPVAALGLVAVARLVPESKDPRGDRPDLLGAALSTAGLVALVYAIIQGPGTGWTGPRTLLTGGLGLLLLLAFALWERRIEHPLLDLGFFRNARFRGAISGGVLVSFGMGGSLFLLTEHLQFVLGYGPLSAGLRTAPMALTVVVLNLTGTGMRLTMKLTPPVAVAGGLALLAAGLAAIAEFGHSGSYPGMLLGLVLMGAGVACAQPAMAGAVMSSIPPEKAGIGSGLMGTLSELGNSLGVAVLGAVLTGGFAASLPAGLPASAARSLPDALAAAGPSAVAHVRTAFADSLTTSQLIGAVAVLVGGLLAGRLLSRAAAKPPVPSPAQSAESTAGPVAGPTAGPVADRG